In Holophagales bacterium, one DNA window encodes the following:
- a CDS encoding NAD(+)/NADH kinase: protein MRELTRIGVVAKRSSREALLTARELVEWLERRGCKVLVEPATAAAQPSLAALSHPLPEAGCELVVVLGGDGTLLSVARTLGGDAPILGVNLGRLGFLTEITRHELYPSLVDVLAGRFRIEERSLADVELVRASGEVQLYRALNDAVLAKRAEARIIELDLAVDGCAVTRYRADGLILSTPTGSTAYSLSAGGPILDPQLPVTVISPICPHTLSLRPIVVPDRSEIEVALVTPREQVYLTVDGQEGGDLVHGDRVRFRRSSTAARLVRTTSRAFFDTLRAKLHWGE from the coding sequence ATGCGCGAGCTGACCCGCATCGGTGTGGTGGCCAAGCGGTCGAGCCGCGAGGCACTGCTGACCGCCCGCGAGCTGGTCGAATGGCTCGAGCGGCGTGGCTGCAAGGTGCTGGTGGAGCCGGCCACGGCGGCTGCGCAGCCCAGCCTGGCCGCGCTCTCGCATCCGCTCCCCGAGGCGGGCTGCGAGCTGGTGGTGGTGCTGGGGGGCGACGGCACGCTGCTCTCCGTGGCCCGCACCCTCGGTGGTGACGCGCCGATCCTCGGGGTCAATCTCGGCCGGCTCGGATTCCTCACCGAGATCACCCGCCACGAGCTCTATCCGAGCCTGGTCGACGTGCTCGCCGGCCGCTTTCGGATCGAGGAGCGATCGCTCGCCGACGTGGAGCTGGTGCGTGCCAGCGGAGAGGTTCAGCTCTATCGGGCGCTCAACGACGCGGTGCTCGCCAAGCGGGCGGAAGCGCGCATCATCGAGCTCGACCTCGCGGTCGACGGCTGCGCGGTGACCCGTTACCGGGCCGACGGTCTGATCCTGTCGACGCCCACCGGCTCGACCGCCTACAGCCTCTCGGCGGGTGGTCCGATCCTCGATCCGCAGCTTCCGGTCACCGTCATCTCGCCGATCTGTCCGCACACCCTCTCGCTCCGCCCGATCGTCGTGCCCGATCGCTCGGAGATCGAGGTCGCGCTGGTGACCCCGCGCGAGCAGGTCTACCTGACGGTTGACGGACAGGAGGGCGGCGATCTGGTGCACGGCGACCGCGTCCGCTTCCGTCGCTCTTCGACCGCCGCGCGACTCGTCCGGACGACGTCGCGCGCCTTCTTCGACACGTTGCGCGCCAAGCTCCACTGGGGAGAGTAG
- a CDS encoding translocation/assembly module TamB domain-containing protein, with the protein MATSGGAPGVPGRLRRWLVRPLGWSLALLALGVGLFSWSLRSGWLAERSRVLVEARLGELLGRRVRCERLALSAVPLSLEAWGVTVAGPRPDDPALAEIAHLSLVADLEGLSRPRLTLHEVLLERPVFRLQLLADDSDNLPRLGRSGTGAGRLRLRLAGLEIRDGLFDLGDERVPLSVVARGIEADLVGSGDTLLGGVHVASAAVELPGAKSYAATVTAQVALAANGLEMHSVEVSGPDLVAHLDGDVRWGRGTRVRLDGRVETSDRLARDLGLLDAELAGQVKADAHFLWQPDRPWQVTGTFEVPTFDFWNLGIHQVTGRLALDGAHLLLDGVSAQALDGSVDGSVRFDFAARPITLGLDLQVAAASVERLLASREIVLGAPLDAVLTGTLRLSVPLGDGGETTGALDLEAIPAGRPDAVALSGPVRFDFGGGRLTSRELTLVGEVASVDARGSYELAAESGDFDFSVTTDRLAALVRLLPVAVDPADLPLWYPTGGAGRVTGRLELRPHAVASRFALELEHAVSRGLAAERVDGEMGVDANGLSGIRLTAHQGATSVTLGGDLPFAETQPLALHVALADWPAASLMPWLPMSLPLAGPVRGDVELAGTLAALAGRARLTVTPATAYGVDLDSLEAALRFDPAGVQVERLAARLPAGQIAASGRYGLPEESLDFQFSAPGLDLAAAPFSALLPAPLSGVGELGGTLRGRFAAPDLALTWRTAGVQVGQTSLPDASLSLRWNDGAARAEGSLFGLVEVTGGGPFGKGSSRLDLQLVAQDLPRLALLAGLPEDLGVTGSLRGSLHVEGDPFGDAPLRARLSLPAVELDYADYRLSALQPVTLDIAGGRVDLRSLYLGERGSGGEIVLSGLVDLARERQLDLRLQASVPAALLGRYLPALTLSGEIDMLAAVRGTIDRPRFNGQAELSDGKILLADFPHTFDQVRASVLFYPDRAVLDTFTAELGGGRLRAGGTVVWERTDGGDGPDYRFQVAAEKVSLRYPAGWLLRGDADLTLQSLDEGRVLRGTVRLDRAYFLQDLPANVGQVLGRILERQRLSAGTTDDLLAGTSLALTLQAPQALRVRNNLADLRGSADLSLRGTLAQPALFGRVEAERGGKLVYSGTDYSVERARLTFSNPLRIEPVVDLEARAKVEEYEVTMSLSGTFDRLSASFTSDPPLPSLDVLGLLAVGQPVSSEGAAPLPVATGTTDGAGSLQAEALLYSQAASLISSRVEGLFGLDKLRIDPLTTSRDVVSSARITVGKRLSRRLYVTYTLDPSTTEQQQVQVEWQVSDQLLVVLTQNGSETYAADLRWEKRF; encoded by the coding sequence ATGGCGACGAGCGGCGGAGCCCCGGGCGTTCCCGGTCGCCTGCGGCGTTGGCTCGTTCGGCCGCTCGGTTGGTCGCTGGCCCTCCTGGCGCTTGGCGTCGGCCTCTTCTCCTGGTCGCTGCGCAGCGGCTGGCTGGCGGAACGCTCGCGCGTGCTGGTCGAGGCGCGGCTCGGCGAGCTGCTCGGCCGGCGCGTGCGTTGCGAGCGCCTGGCGCTGTCGGCTGTGCCGCTCTCGCTCGAGGCGTGGGGGGTGACCGTCGCCGGCCCTCGCCCGGACGATCCGGCGCTCGCGGAGATCGCCCACCTCTCGCTGGTCGCCGACCTCGAAGGGCTGAGCCGTCCGCGACTGACGCTGCACGAGGTGCTGCTCGAGCGCCCGGTCTTCCGGCTCCAGCTCCTTGCCGACGATTCCGACAACCTGCCGCGCCTCGGCAGGAGCGGGACGGGAGCGGGACGGTTGCGTCTGCGGCTCGCCGGACTCGAGATCCGCGACGGCCTCTTCGATCTCGGCGACGAGCGGGTGCCGCTGTCGGTCGTTGCCCGCGGCATCGAGGCCGATCTGGTGGGCTCGGGGGACACGCTGCTCGGCGGCGTGCACGTGGCGAGCGCCGCGGTGGAGCTCCCCGGAGCGAAGTCGTACGCCGCGACGGTGACGGCGCAGGTCGCGCTCGCCGCGAACGGTCTCGAGATGCACTCGGTGGAGGTCTCCGGTCCCGACCTGGTCGCGCATCTCGACGGCGACGTGCGATGGGGCCGCGGCACGCGGGTGCGGCTCGACGGTCGCGTCGAGACCAGCGACCGGCTGGCACGCGACCTCGGCCTTCTCGACGCCGAGCTCGCCGGGCAGGTGAAGGCCGATGCCCACTTCCTCTGGCAGCCCGATCGTCCGTGGCAGGTCACGGGCACCTTCGAGGTGCCGACGTTCGACTTCTGGAACCTGGGAATCCACCAGGTGACCGGAAGGCTCGCGTTGGACGGTGCGCACCTGCTCCTCGACGGGGTCTCGGCTCAGGCGCTCGACGGCTCGGTGGACGGAAGCGTGCGCTTCGATTTCGCTGCCCGGCCGATCACCCTCGGTCTCGACCTCCAAGTGGCGGCGGCTTCGGTCGAGCGCCTGCTGGCGAGCCGGGAGATCGTTCTCGGCGCTCCGCTCGACGCGGTGCTGACCGGCACACTGCGGCTCAGCGTGCCGCTCGGTGACGGCGGCGAGACGACCGGTGCGCTGGATCTCGAGGCGATCCCGGCGGGGCGGCCCGACGCCGTGGCGCTCTCCGGACCGGTTCGCTTCGACTTCGGCGGAGGTCGCCTGACCAGCCGGGAGCTCACGCTCGTCGGCGAAGTCGCGTCGGTCGACGCGCGCGGAAGCTACGAGCTGGCGGCCGAGAGCGGCGACTTCGACTTCAGCGTGACGACCGATCGGCTCGCGGCGCTCGTCCGCCTCCTGCCGGTCGCTGTCGATCCGGCCGATCTTCCTCTCTGGTATCCGACAGGAGGCGCTGGCCGGGTCACCGGGCGGCTCGAGCTGCGCCCTCACGCGGTGGCGAGCCGCTTCGCTCTCGAGCTCGAGCACGCCGTCTCCCGCGGGCTCGCGGCCGAGCGGGTCGACGGCGAGATGGGGGTCGACGCCAACGGACTTTCGGGGATTCGTCTCACCGCCCACCAGGGCGCGACCTCGGTCACCCTGGGAGGGGATCTGCCGTTTGCCGAGACGCAGCCGCTCGCGCTCCATGTCGCTCTCGCCGACTGGCCCGCGGCGTCCTTGATGCCGTGGCTGCCGATGTCGCTTCCCCTAGCCGGCCCCGTGCGCGGCGACGTCGAGCTCGCCGGGACGCTGGCGGCCCTCGCCGGGCGTGCTCGCCTCACCGTCACTCCCGCGACCGCGTACGGTGTCGACCTCGATTCGCTCGAGGCGGCGCTGCGCTTCGATCCCGCCGGGGTTCAGGTCGAGCGACTCGCGGCGCGCCTTCCGGCGGGCCAGATCGCCGCCTCCGGTCGCTACGGACTCCCCGAGGAGAGCCTCGACTTCCAGTTCTCCGCCCCGGGGCTCGACTTGGCGGCAGCGCCGTTTTCCGCGCTGCTCCCGGCGCCGTTGAGCGGTGTCGGCGAGCTCGGTGGGACGCTGCGCGGTCGCTTTGCCGCTCCCGATCTCGCGCTGACCTGGCGTACCGCGGGCGTCCAGGTCGGGCAGACGTCCCTGCCCGACGCAAGCCTCAGCCTGCGCTGGAACGACGGCGCCGCCCGGGCGGAGGGGTCGCTGTTCGGTCTCGTCGAGGTGACCGGCGGCGGACCGTTCGGCAAGGGCTCGTCGCGTCTCGACCTGCAACTCGTGGCGCAGGACCTGCCGCGCCTGGCGCTCCTCGCCGGCCTGCCGGAGGACCTCGGCGTGACGGGGAGCCTCCGCGGCTCGCTGCACGTCGAGGGCGATCCCTTCGGCGACGCGCCGCTGCGCGCCCGGCTCAGCCTGCCGGCGGTGGAGCTCGATTACGCGGACTATCGGCTCTCCGCGCTCCAGCCGGTGACGCTCGACATCGCCGGTGGGCGCGTCGACCTCCGCTCGCTCTACCTCGGGGAGCGCGGCAGCGGCGGGGAGATCGTGCTGTCCGGCCTCGTCGACCTCGCGCGGGAGCGGCAGCTCGACCTGCGACTCCAGGCCAGCGTGCCGGCGGCACTTCTCGGTCGCTATCTGCCGGCGCTGACGCTTTCCGGAGAGATCGACATGCTCGCCGCCGTTCGCGGCACGATCGACCGGCCGCGCTTCAACGGACAGGCCGAGCTCTCGGACGGCAAGATCCTCCTCGCCGATTTTCCTCACACCTTCGACCAGGTGCGCGCCTCGGTTCTCTTCTACCCCGACCGGGCGGTCCTCGACACCTTCACCGCCGAGCTCGGCGGGGGGCGCCTGCGGGCGGGTGGCACGGTGGTCTGGGAGCGGACGGACGGAGGTGACGGGCCGGACTATCGGTTCCAGGTCGCCGCCGAGAAGGTCAGCCTGCGCTATCCGGCCGGTTGGCTGCTGCGCGGCGATGCCGACCTGACGCTGCAGTCGCTCGACGAAGGGCGAGTGCTGCGCGGCACCGTCCGGCTCGACCGTGCCTACTTCCTGCAGGATCTGCCGGCGAACGTCGGTCAGGTCCTCGGGCGGATTCTCGAACGGCAGCGGCTCTCCGCAGGCACGACCGACGACCTCCTGGCGGGGACCTCGCTGGCGCTCACCTTGCAGGCGCCGCAGGCGCTGCGGGTGCGCAACAACCTCGCCGACCTGCGTGGGAGCGCCGACCTGTCGCTGCGCGGCACGCTCGCGCAGCCGGCGCTCTTCGGCCGCGTCGAAGCGGAGCGCGGCGGAAAGCTCGTCTATTCGGGCACCGACTACTCGGTCGAACGGGCGCGGCTGACCTTCTCGAATCCGCTGCGCATCGAGCCGGTGGTCGATCTCGAGGCCCGTGCCAAGGTCGAGGAGTACGAGGTGACGATGTCGCTCTCCGGGACCTTCGACCGCCTGTCGGCCTCGTTCACCTCCGACCCGCCGCTGCCGAGCCTCGACGTGCTCGGTCTGCTCGCCGTCGGCCAGCCGGTGTCGAGCGAGGGCGCGGCTCCGCTGCCGGTGGCGACCGGGACGACGGACGGGGCGGGCAGTCTGCAGGCCGAGGCCCTGCTGTACAGCCAGGCCGCGTCGCTGATCTCGTCGCGGGTCGAAGGGCTCTTCGGGCTCGACAAGCTGCGCATCGACCCGCTGACCACCAGCCGGGACGTCGTCTCGTCGGCCCGCATTACCGTCGGCAAGCGACTCTCGCGCCGGCTCTACGTCACCTACACCCTCGACCCGTCGACGACCGAGCAGCAGCAGGTGCAGGTCGAGTGGCAGGTGAGCGATCAACTCCTCGTCGTGCTGACGCAGAACGGCAGCGAGACCTATGCCGCCGACCTGCGCTGGGAGAAGAGGTTCTAG
- a CDS encoding BamA/TamA family outer membrane protein — translation MRRSDRWRLALWALGASFVVAAGAAAAVEPAKHEPSAAVGRRIVAVELRGDGPIAAPEGLHAVLGIGEGEPFDPAQVEAALRALAATGLAESAEAWTQERADGLALVFVVRTAVQVREVRVEGELGLDSARLLAVLPQKGGQPLVEDRILRGSYRLSELYRSEGYFRSSVRLGVDFEAGRRSAVLTYRLAAGPRARVGEIQLDGELGKLDRSELFKALRLKAGDGYRESVVRELPERLQRRLFERGFRLAVVEAPTEQVSDDGRRVDLTLRVTLGPLLEVVVRGADQRQLERRKLLPFLGSFGYDEALVLQALNLIKRDYQSRGHYRVKVERTEERTPERIRLRLEVEPGPLYEIANVRFEGNASVSSEELARRMTTGPRRKLRPRSGRLVDEVLAEDLSNLRSTYALAGYAQSRIGTPRVDERGGVLDLTIPIVEGPRRTVESLALSGVESLDPAELTKPMPLVVGGPYHRILLDQALEQLRSRYEAEGFAQALVSSDVAWDEHGERARVGISVLEGRRTIIDRVAVRGNRRTRQAVIRRLIDLPEGAPASPARLLGAERDLYRLGLFSRVDVRLAPGPEDEERRGVVVEVEEGKTRRLSLGAGYDSDGGTRGLLTLGESNLGGLAGNLQLDLLSSQRDSRFRLVYSEPRIFGWPLNATATTYWERQQRDAYDLRRWGTQVGLNREKGPWRLRLVYDYHIVELPRVDDFLAVPIGSRSARVSSLTPVVGIEKRDDPLDPHRGWNGLLQVQYASPLLSADAHFVKLFFQGSFNLDLGSLGTLATGLRTGLLEPIGVALPDDSAVAGNVPIDERFFAGGRTTHRAFGQDLLGVDGETVISGNPVGGNGLLLVNLDWRFPIAGEFGGTLFVDGGNVWRDRRQLDPNELRWGAGFGVRYRSPVGPLRLEVGWKLDRAPGEPAYVWFFSLGNPF, via the coding sequence GTGCGCCGATCCGACCGGTGGCGGCTCGCGCTCTGGGCCCTCGGGGCCTCATTCGTCGTGGCCGCCGGAGCGGCGGCGGCGGTCGAGCCGGCGAAGCACGAGCCCTCCGCCGCGGTCGGGCGCCGGATCGTCGCGGTCGAGTTGCGCGGCGACGGTCCGATCGCTGCTCCGGAGGGCCTGCATGCCGTCCTCGGGATCGGCGAGGGCGAGCCGTTCGACCCGGCTCAGGTCGAGGCGGCCCTGCGCGCCCTGGCGGCGACCGGCCTGGCGGAAAGCGCCGAGGCCTGGACGCAGGAGCGCGCCGACGGGCTGGCGCTGGTCTTCGTCGTGCGTACGGCGGTGCAGGTCCGCGAGGTCCGAGTCGAAGGCGAGCTCGGTCTCGATAGTGCGCGGCTGCTCGCCGTGCTGCCGCAGAAGGGTGGGCAGCCGCTCGTCGAGGATCGCATCCTGCGCGGCAGCTACCGCCTCTCTGAGCTCTATCGCTCCGAAGGGTACTTTCGCTCCTCCGTTCGCCTCGGGGTCGACTTCGAAGCCGGTCGCCGATCGGCCGTGCTGACCTACCGGCTCGCGGCCGGGCCACGGGCCCGGGTGGGCGAGATCCAGCTCGACGGCGAGCTCGGCAAGCTCGATCGCTCCGAGCTCTTCAAGGCGCTGCGGCTGAAGGCCGGGGACGGCTATCGCGAATCGGTCGTCCGCGAGCTGCCCGAGCGCCTGCAGCGCCGGCTCTTCGAGCGGGGCTTCCGACTGGCCGTCGTCGAGGCGCCGACGGAACAGGTTTCGGACGACGGCCGGCGTGTCGACCTGACGCTGCGGGTCACGCTCGGGCCGCTTCTCGAGGTCGTGGTGCGCGGCGCCGACCAGCGTCAGCTCGAGCGGCGCAAGCTGCTGCCGTTCCTCGGCTCCTTCGGCTACGACGAGGCCCTGGTGCTGCAGGCGCTCAACCTGATCAAGCGCGATTACCAGTCGCGCGGGCACTACCGGGTCAAGGTCGAACGCACCGAAGAGCGTACGCCGGAGCGCATCCGGTTGCGCCTCGAGGTCGAGCCCGGACCGCTCTACGAAATCGCCAATGTCCGTTTCGAAGGCAACGCCTCGGTGTCGAGCGAGGAGCTCGCCCGCCGGATGACCACCGGCCCGCGCCGCAAGCTCCGTCCGCGCAGCGGTCGGCTGGTCGACGAGGTGCTCGCCGAGGACCTTTCGAATCTGCGTTCGACCTATGCCCTGGCCGGCTATGCGCAGTCGCGCATCGGCACGCCGCGAGTCGACGAGCGCGGTGGCGTGCTCGACCTGACGATCCCGATCGTCGAGGGGCCGCGGCGCACCGTCGAGTCGCTGGCTCTCTCCGGTGTCGAGAGCCTCGATCCCGCCGAGCTCACGAAGCCGATGCCGCTGGTCGTCGGCGGGCCGTACCACCGCATCCTGCTCGACCAGGCCCTCGAGCAACTCCGTTCGCGGTACGAGGCCGAGGGCTTCGCCCAGGCCCTGGTCTCGTCGGACGTGGCCTGGGACGAACATGGCGAACGGGCCCGAGTCGGCATCTCGGTCCTGGAGGGGCGGCGCACGATCATCGACCGCGTCGCCGTGCGCGGCAACCGGCGGACGCGGCAGGCGGTGATCCGCCGCCTGATCGACCTGCCCGAAGGGGCTCCGGCGAGCCCTGCCCGCCTGCTCGGCGCCGAGCGCGATCTCTACCGCCTCGGCCTCTTTTCGCGCGTCGACGTGCGGCTCGCTCCCGGACCGGAGGACGAAGAGCGCCGCGGCGTGGTGGTCGAGGTGGAGGAGGGCAAGACGCGACGATTGAGCCTCGGTGCCGGTTACGACTCCGACGGCGGCACCCGCGGGCTGCTCACCCTCGGCGAGTCCAATCTCGGCGGACTCGCCGGCAATCTCCAGCTCGACCTGCTGTCGAGCCAGCGCGACTCGCGCTTCCGCCTCGTCTACTCCGAGCCGAGGATCTTCGGTTGGCCGCTGAACGCGACGGCGACGACCTACTGGGAGCGGCAGCAGCGGGACGCCTACGATCTGCGCCGCTGGGGGACGCAGGTCGGCCTGAACCGGGAGAAGGGGCCGTGGCGGCTGCGGCTCGTCTACGACTACCACATCGTCGAGCTGCCGCGCGTCGACGACTTCCTTGCCGTGCCGATCGGCAGTCGCAGCGCGCGGGTCTCGAGCCTCACGCCGGTCGTCGGCATCGAGAAGCGGGACGATCCTCTCGATCCGCATCGCGGCTGGAACGGCCTGCTCCAGGTCCAGTACGCCTCGCCGCTCCTCTCGGCCGACGCGCACTTCGTCAAGCTCTTCTTCCAGGGCTCGTTCAACCTCGACCTCGGTTCGCTCGGGACGCTCGCGACCGGCCTTCGCACCGGACTGCTCGAGCCGATCGGCGTCGCGCTGCCGGACGACTCGGCGGTGGCGGGCAACGTGCCGATCGACGAGCGGTTCTTCGCCGGCGGTCGCACGACCCACCGCGCCTTCGGCCAGGACCTGCTCGGGGTCGACGGAGAGACGGTGATCTCCGGCAATCCCGTGGGCGGCAACGGGCTCCTGCTGGTCAACCTCGACTGGCGCTTTCCGATCGCCGGCGAATTCGGTGGGACCCTGTTCGTCGACGGCGGCAACGTCTGGCGTGACCGCCGGCAGCTCGACCCGAACGAGCTGCGCTGGGGGGCCGGGTTCGGCGTGCGCTACCGGTCGCCGGTCGGCCCGTTGCGGCTGGAGGTGGGCTGGAAGCTCGACCGCGCACCCGGCGAGCCGGCCTACGTCTGGTTCTTCAGCCTGGGCAACCCGTTCTGA
- a CDS encoding zinc metallopeptidase — translation MMFDPIYLMFMLPALLLSLWASFRTKSAFNKYSKVRVATGLTGAQAAQRMLDGAGIHDVKIVPHQGMLSDHYNPVTKTLALSEQVYGVPSIAAVGVACHEAGHAIQHATAYKPLWLRSTLVPTANIGSTVGYLVMMAGLVMSSTNMVLFGAVLFSAVLLFQIVTLPVEFDASARAKKLAVAGGIVLPQEREGMDRVLNAAAMTYVAAAISTLLTLLYFLLRAGLLGGRRD, via the coding sequence ATGATGTTCGACCCGATCTACCTGATGTTCATGCTGCCCGCCCTGCTGCTTTCGCTCTGGGCGAGCTTCCGGACGAAGTCGGCGTTCAACAAGTACTCGAAGGTCCGTGTCGCCACCGGCCTGACCGGCGCGCAGGCCGCCCAGCGGATGCTCGACGGGGCCGGGATCCACGACGTCAAGATCGTCCCCCACCAGGGGATGCTCAGCGACCACTACAACCCGGTGACCAAGACGCTGGCGCTCTCCGAGCAGGTCTACGGTGTGCCATCGATCGCCGCGGTCGGCGTCGCCTGCCACGAGGCCGGCCATGCCATTCAGCACGCCACCGCCTACAAGCCGCTCTGGCTGCGCTCGACGCTGGTGCCGACCGCCAACATCGGCTCGACGGTGGGCTACCTGGTGATGATGGCGGGACTCGTCATGTCCTCCACCAACATGGTGCTCTTCGGGGCGGTTCTCTTCTCGGCCGTGCTGCTCTTCCAGATCGTCACCCTGCCGGTCGAGTTCGACGCCTCGGCGCGCGCCAAGAAGCTGGCGGTGGCGGGCGGGATCGTCCTGCCGCAGGAGCGCGAAGGGATGGACCGCGTGTTGAACGCGGCGGCGATGACCTACGTGGCCGCGGCGATCTCGACGCTGCTCACGCTGCTCTACTTCCTCCTCCGCGCCGGTCTGCTCGGCGGACGGCGCGACTGA
- a CDS encoding helix-turn-helix domain-containing protein codes for MTVSTENLRLVLGLKLRALRLKQGLPLKDVAEKAGMAVSYLSEIEKGKKYPKAEKLLDLSRALEVPFDDLVSLRVDEDLSPLKTFAGSNFLQEFPFELFGVKPEDLFDLVSEDPARAGALVRTFIEISQRYDLQVEHFLFAALRSYQQLHANYFPDLEDTAAAFRRREGLGASEPPSPERLRQLLQRRHGYRVDETSLSGHPELAGLRSVLARPSPPLLLVNPRLLPAQRAFILARELGYLELGLRERPRTSSWLKVESFNQVLNNFKASYFAGALLMDRERVVADLAEIFRAERWNPEFLLRGMQRYRATPEMLFYRLTELVPRFFGLKEIYFLRFGHHEGSDRFSLTKALNLSRVPVPHGVGPEETYCRRWLVLGLLGELAARRRSGDPIAAPIARAQKAAFLSDGVEFFVVAAARPLALAQRADSAVSVGFLINDAFRSTVRFADDPAVPRREVNLTCERCPLPDCAERAGPPALAERERQTARREAALAELLRSLPAS; via the coding sequence GTGACCGTCTCCACCGAAAACCTGCGTCTCGTCCTCGGTCTCAAGCTCCGAGCGCTACGCCTGAAGCAGGGACTTCCGCTCAAGGACGTCGCCGAGAAGGCCGGGATGGCGGTTTCGTATCTCTCCGAAATCGAGAAGGGGAAGAAGTACCCCAAGGCGGAGAAGCTCCTCGACCTGTCGCGCGCCCTCGAGGTGCCGTTCGACGACCTGGTCTCGCTGCGCGTCGACGAGGATCTCTCGCCGCTCAAGACCTTCGCCGGATCGAACTTCCTGCAGGAGTTCCCCTTCGAGCTCTTCGGCGTCAAACCCGAAGACCTTTTCGATCTGGTCAGCGAAGACCCGGCCCGAGCCGGCGCCCTGGTCCGCACGTTCATCGAGATCAGCCAGCGCTACGACCTGCAGGTCGAGCACTTCCTCTTCGCGGCACTGCGCTCCTACCAGCAGCTCCATGCCAACTACTTCCCCGACCTCGAGGACACCGCTGCGGCGTTCCGCCGCCGCGAAGGGCTGGGCGCGAGCGAGCCTCCGAGCCCCGAGCGCCTGCGGCAGTTGCTCCAACGGCGACACGGCTACCGCGTCGACGAGACCTCGCTCTCGGGCCACCCGGAGCTCGCCGGCCTGCGTTCGGTGCTCGCCCGTCCGTCGCCGCCGCTGCTGCTCGTCAACCCTCGCCTCCTCCCCGCCCAACGCGCCTTCATCCTCGCCCGCGAGCTCGGCTACCTCGAGCTCGGACTGCGCGAGCGCCCTCGCACCTCCTCCTGGCTCAAGGTCGAGTCGTTCAACCAGGTGCTGAACAACTTCAAGGCCTCCTATTTCGCCGGCGCCCTGCTCATGGACCGCGAGCGGGTGGTCGCCGACCTCGCCGAGATCTTCCGCGCCGAGCGTTGGAACCCGGAGTTCCTCCTGCGCGGCATGCAGCGCTACCGCGCGACGCCCGAGATGCTCTTCTACCGGCTCACCGAGCTCGTGCCGCGCTTCTTCGGCCTGAAGGAGATCTACTTCCTCCGCTTCGGCCACCACGAGGGGAGCGACCGCTTCTCGCTCACCAAGGCGCTCAACCTGTCGCGCGTGCCGGTGCCGCACGGCGTCGGCCCCGAGGAGACCTACTGCCGTCGCTGGCTGGTCCTGGGGCTGCTCGGCGAGCTCGCGGCGCGGCGCCGCTCCGGCGACCCGATCGCCGCGCCGATCGCTCGCGCCCAGAAGGCGGCCTTCCTCTCCGACGGCGTCGAGTTCTTCGTCGTCGCCGCGGCTCGCCCGCTCGCCCTCGCCCAACGCGCCGACTCTGCCGTCTCGGTCGGCTTCCTGATCAACGACGCCTTCCGCTCGACGGTGCGTTTCGCCGACGACCCGGCCGTCCCCCGGCGCGAAGTGAACCTGACCTGCGAGCGCTGCCCCTTGCCGGACTGCGCCGAGCGCGCCGGCCCGCCGGCGCTCGCCGAGCGCGAGCGCCAGACGGCGCGACGCGAGGCGGCGCTCGCCGAGCTGCTCCGCTCGCTGCCCGCCTCCTGA
- a CDS encoding thioredoxin family protein, whose protein sequence is MRRTIAVLALALLVGTTPTAIAFAADPTAEPARKSAGYDPTRDPARDLAAAVERAGREHKRILLEVGGEWCIWCHILDEFLTSHAELGKTLANDFVVVKVNFSKEQKNEAFLGRYPKVAGYPHLFVLEADGTLLHSQDTGELEAGKSYDEAKLAAFFARWAPGK, encoded by the coding sequence ATGCGCCGAACGATCGCCGTCCTCGCTCTCGCCCTCCTGGTTGGCACCACCCCGACTGCCATCGCGTTCGCCGCCGACCCGACCGCCGAGCCGGCCCGCAAGAGCGCCGGCTACGACCCGACCCGAGACCCCGCGCGGGATCTCGCCGCCGCTGTCGAGCGCGCTGGCCGCGAGCACAAGCGCATCCTGCTCGAGGTGGGCGGCGAGTGGTGCATCTGGTGTCACATCCTCGACGAGTTCCTCACCAGCCACGCCGAGCTCGGCAAGACCCTCGCGAACGACTTCGTCGTGGTGAAGGTGAACTTCAGCAAGGAGCAGAAGAACGAGGCGTTCCTCGGCCGCTATCCGAAGGTGGCCGGCTATCCGCACCTCTTCGTGCTCGAGGCCGACGGCACGCTCCTCCACTCGCAGGACACCGGCGAGCTCGAAGCCGGCAAGTCGTACGACGAGGCGAAGCTCGCCGCCTTCTTTGCCCGCTGGGCGCCGGGCAAGTAG